A region from the Acyrthosiphon pisum isolate AL4f chromosome A1, pea_aphid_22Mar2018_4r6ur, whole genome shotgun sequence genome encodes:
- the LOC103311496 gene encoding uncharacterized protein LOC103311496, with protein sequence MLSGQATFIKDTIDSENIPITSDLEAIATLVELQKLLYICNIYIPDRKIFTKQHLKDIIKQLPKPFVLLDDSDSRNTSWGCNHTDHRGQMVEELLEEETLILLNNNEPTRHNVSNGNFSAIDLTITSINSTTIFDWQVLPAYSDSDHYPIGIQYQNHLNEKKYSTKWNLKNPNWELFAEIIEFELNQNPLDLNPYGNQLEIDSIVRKFTGIIIEAANLSIGLKTHINIKK encoded by the coding sequence ATGCTCTCAGGGCAAGCCACCTTCATCAAAGACACCATCGATTCTGAAAATATTCCAATTACCTCTGATCTCGAAGCCATCGCAACTTTAGTCGAATTACAAAAACTTCTATATATATGCAACATATACATCCCCGATAGAAAAATCTTCACTAAGCAACATCTAAAGGATATTATTAAGCAGCTCCCTAAACCATTCGTCCTTTTGGATGACTCCGATAGCCGCAACACCTCATGGGGATGCAATCACACTGACCACAGAGGCCAAATGGTTGAAGAATTGTTAGAAGAAGAAACACTCATCCTTCTAAACAACAATGAACCTACTAGACATAATGTTTCAAATGGAAACTTCTCTGCAATAGATCTCACAATCACTAGCATCAACTCCACTACAATATTTGACTGGCAAGTACTTCCTGCCTACAGCGATAGTGACCACTACCCCATTGGAATTCAGTATCAAAACCaccttaatgaaaaaaaatactccaCAAAATGGAACCTTAAAAATCCAAACTGGGAACTCTTCGCTGAAATAATTGAATTCGAACTTAATCAAAACCCATTAGACTTAAACCCATACGGCAATCAACTAGAAATAGACTCAATAGTTAGAAAATTCACTGGCATTATTATAGAAGCAGCTAACCTATCAATTGGACTAAAAACacacataaacataaaaaaataa